CGCAACTGTGGAGCATTGGTGGGTCGAGCCCGACGAATCCCGCGATCAATTCGATGCTCATCCAACCCTTCATCAACTATAACTTTGGCAAGGGGTGGTCGCTATCGACCGCGCCGAACATCACTGCGAACTTCAACGCGGTGCCCGGTCAGGCGTGGACCGTTCCGCTCGGTTTCGGCTTGACCAAGACGTTCCGGCTAGCGACGACGCCAATGCAACTCAGCGCTAAATACTACAGCAACATCGAGAGGCCCAATGGCGCGCCAAGCACACAGCTGCAGGTTCAGCTGTCGTTCCTCTTCCCAGTGAAAAGACACTACACGGGTCCGTGAACCCGCTGACCGGACAAAAGTCAAAGGAGACTTCGATGGCAAAATTTGTGTCCGTATTCATCGTCGGCCTGCTACTCGTAGCGCAATCGGCAGTGGCGCAAGAAGCGCCGGGTTATACCCCCCAAGATTTGGCTAGCCGGACTATTTACCGCCGGGCGGTGGACGCGGTGATCTGGGGTGCGCCTGCCGTGACCATGGACATGATGCGCCAAGCATATTTCCGCGACGGTGGGGCAAAATACAACGACATCGTTTGGTGGCCCAAAGGATCCACTTGGCAAAACCAGTCGCTGGATACCGACACAAGCGTTCGCTACATGTACATCTTCTCCAACACAAAAACCGACGGGCCGATAGTCTTGGAAGTGCCAGCAGCGGTCGGTGGAAACCAGTTCCTCGGCACCATCATGGACACGTGGCAAGTGCCACTCACCGATCTGGGCGTCGGCGGCAAGGGCGGCAAGTACTTAATTCTACCTCCCAACTACAAGGGTGATGTGCCGACGGGCTATGTCGCGCTGCGACCCAACACGTACGGCAGCTACACCCTGCTCCGGTCTATCCTGGCAAGCAGATCGCAAGCGGATGTAAACGAAGGCAATGCGCTTGTGCAGCAAGTCAGGATCTACCCGTTGAGCCAGGCTGCCAATCCGCCAGCGCCGCACTTCATAGACATGACCGGCAAACTCTATAACGCGGTCGTGCCCTATGACGACACCTTCTTCGTCAGTCTGGCCCGCGTGATCAATGAGGAGCCCGTGCAATCGCGTGACCTCGAGATGTTAGGAATGCTCCTTCCACTGGGCATCGAGACGGGCAAGGAATTCAACCCTGATGCCGGGACCCGCACTCAGCTGAAAGCAGCGGCAGCGGAAGCACACGCCTGGTTGATACAAGGGATCATCA
The DNA window shown above is from Candidatus Eremiobacteraceae bacterium and carries:
- a CDS encoding DUF1254 domain-containing protein; this translates as MNPLTGQKSKETSMAKFVSVFIVGLLLVAQSAVAQEAPGYTPQDLASRTIYRRAVDAVIWGAPAVTMDMMRQAYFRDGGAKYNDIVWWPKGSTWQNQSLDTDTSVRYMYIFSNTKTDGPIVLEVPAAVGGNQFLGTIMDTWQVPLTDLGVGGKGGKYLILPPNYKGDVPTGYVALRPNTYGSYTLLRSILASRSQADVNEGNALVQQVRIYPLSQAANPPAPHFIDMTGKLYNAVVPYDDTFFVSLARVINEEPVQSRDLEMLGMLLPLGIETGKEFNPDAGTRTQLKAAAAEAHAWLIQGIITTFERYYPGGRWVIPAPPIAVKTEFQWELPNYFAVDARGITLASFFGPVYHLGGGSFYLSTYYDKDGAQLSGENNYRLHIPANVPASEFWAVTVYDLETEAFFLNSTHLTVDSLDPTVKKNADGSVDVYFGPTPPAGHESNWIYTASGKHWYPWFRFYGPQKAIFDKSYVLPDIEIAK